In a genomic window of Mycolicibacter heraklionensis:
- a CDS encoding threonine/serine ThrE exporter family protein: MDETDVRRVLDIALRFGQLLLGSQAGTADVASSMLAIATAYGLPQTQVDIMANSIRVSVPRGVPGAPVTAMYLVQSRSLDYTRLQLATDLAEHVVNTTPDPEWVQQQLDIVNRAAHPYPRWVATAGWAVMAGGFAVLIGAGPLVALVSAVTTALIDRIGRVLNGWQLPLLFQQVVAAAVATGVAISLHAAGWLPDGTPVSPVVAANIVVLLSGLATVGSVQDAITGYQLTAVSRGMDILLLSVGILVGVSIAVQIGGAFGVQVRVSPEMPVAALSVPVYLLAGAIGAAAAAVAGYAQLKAALAAGLAGATATLLFFGLQLVQANPIVSSFAAAAATGLVGTLLAPRLRVTPLVIIMAGIIPLVPGLTLFRGFVQLVNGQPNAGGSLGMAAGLALALGAGAVLGPLLAPSVRRELSRYHLRGRGHATRRIRSPYRIPQLAGIRYFGRRAA, encoded by the coding sequence ATGGATGAAACCGACGTCCGGCGGGTTCTCGATATCGCCCTGCGATTCGGGCAGCTGCTGTTGGGCTCACAGGCGGGAACCGCCGACGTCGCCTCGAGCATGCTCGCCATCGCCACCGCCTACGGGCTGCCGCAGACCCAGGTGGACATCATGGCGAACTCGATCCGGGTGTCGGTACCGCGAGGGGTGCCGGGCGCCCCGGTCACCGCGATGTATCTGGTGCAGTCGCGCTCACTGGACTACACGCGGCTGCAGCTGGCCACCGATCTCGCCGAGCATGTCGTGAACACGACGCCCGATCCCGAGTGGGTGCAGCAGCAGCTGGACATCGTGAACCGGGCCGCCCATCCCTATCCGCGGTGGGTCGCCACCGCCGGCTGGGCGGTGATGGCCGGTGGCTTCGCCGTACTGATCGGCGCCGGTCCGCTGGTGGCCCTGGTTTCGGCGGTCACCACCGCCCTGATCGACCGGATCGGCCGTGTCCTCAACGGCTGGCAGCTGCCACTGCTGTTCCAGCAAGTCGTCGCCGCCGCGGTGGCGACCGGGGTCGCCATCAGCCTGCACGCCGCCGGCTGGCTGCCCGACGGAACCCCGGTATCGCCGGTGGTGGCCGCCAACATCGTGGTGCTGTTGTCCGGGCTGGCCACCGTCGGCTCGGTGCAGGACGCGATCACCGGCTACCAACTCACGGCCGTCTCGCGGGGCATGGACATCCTGCTGCTGTCGGTCGGCATCCTGGTCGGCGTCTCGATCGCGGTGCAGATCGGCGGGGCGTTCGGAGTGCAAGTCCGGGTGAGCCCGGAGATGCCGGTCGCGGCGCTGAGCGTTCCGGTGTACCTACTGGCCGGCGCGATCGGTGCGGCCGCCGCCGCTGTCGCGGGCTATGCGCAACTCAAGGCGGCCCTGGCGGCCGGACTTGCCGGGGCGACCGCAACGTTGCTGTTCTTCGGGCTGCAACTGGTGCAGGCCAATCCGATCGTGAGCTCATTTGCGGCCGCCGCGGCGACCGGTCTGGTCGGCACCCTGCTTGCGCCCCGGCTGCGTGTCACGCCGCTGGTGATCATCATGGCCGGCATCATCCCGCTGGTTCCCGGGCTGACCCTGTTCCGCGGCTTCGTGCAACTGGTCAACGGGCAGCCCAACGCCGGAGGCTCACTGGGGATGGCCGCCGGGCTGGCACTGGCCCTCGGCGCCGGCGCGGTGTTGGGGCCGCTGTTGGCGCCCTCGGTGCGGCGCGAACTCAGCCGCTACCACCTGCGCGGGCGCGGACATGCCACGCGTCGCATCCGCAGCCCGTATCGCATTCCGCAGCTGGCCGGTATTCGTTACTTCGGGCGCCGGGCGGCCTAG
- the ilvA gene encoding threonine ammonia-lyase IlvA has protein sequence MSAELRQNRSGSNSGPAQGPLKGPLTAADIDAAAKRIAGVVAPTPLQHSDRLSELTGADVYLKREDLQSVRSYKLRGAYNLLVQLSESELAAGVVCSSAGNHAQGFAYACRALGVHGRVYVPAKTPKQKRDRIRYHGGELIELIVGGATYDLAAEAALADVARTGATLVPPYDDLRTMAGQGTIAVEILDQLNTEPDLVIVPVGGGGCISGITTYLAERTANSAVLGIEPAGAASMMAALAAGELVSLDHVDQFVDGAAVRRAGALPYAVLSGAGDMVSVTTVDEGAVCTAMLDLYQNEGIIAEPAGALSVAGLLEADISPGSTVVCLISGGNNDVSRYGEILERSLVHLGLKHYFLVDFPQEPGALRRFLDEVLGPGDDVTLFEYVKRNNRETGEALVGVQLGSAADLDGLLERMRTSEIHVEPLEPGSPAYRYLL, from the coding sequence GTGTCCGCCGAACTGCGCCAGAACCGAAGTGGCTCCAATTCAGGCCCCGCGCAGGGCCCGTTGAAGGGTCCGTTGACCGCGGCCGACATCGACGCGGCGGCCAAGCGGATCGCCGGCGTGGTCGCCCCCACCCCGTTGCAGCACAGCGACCGGCTCTCAGAGCTGACCGGTGCCGACGTGTATCTCAAGCGCGAAGACCTGCAGTCGGTGCGGTCCTACAAGCTGCGCGGCGCCTACAACCTGCTGGTCCAACTCAGCGAATCCGAGCTCGCCGCCGGCGTGGTGTGCTCGTCGGCCGGCAACCACGCGCAGGGATTCGCCTACGCCTGCCGGGCGCTGGGTGTCCACGGCCGGGTCTACGTGCCGGCCAAAACCCCGAAGCAGAAGCGTGACCGCATCCGCTACCACGGCGGCGAACTCATCGAGCTGATCGTCGGCGGCGCGACTTACGACCTGGCCGCGGAGGCGGCCCTGGCCGATGTCGCCCGCACCGGTGCCACCCTGGTGCCGCCCTACGACGACCTGCGGACGATGGCGGGCCAGGGCACCATCGCGGTGGAGATCCTCGACCAGCTCAACACCGAACCGGACCTGGTGATCGTGCCGGTCGGCGGCGGCGGCTGCATCTCGGGCATCACCACCTACCTGGCGGAGCGCACCGCCAACAGTGCCGTGCTGGGCATCGAACCGGCCGGAGCCGCCTCGATGATGGCTGCGCTGGCCGCTGGGGAACTGGTGAGCCTGGACCATGTCGACCAGTTCGTCGACGGGGCGGCCGTCCGGCGCGCCGGTGCGTTGCCGTACGCCGTGCTGTCCGGAGCCGGCGACATGGTGTCGGTGACCACCGTCGACGAAGGTGCGGTGTGCACCGCGATGCTCGACCTGTACCAGAACGAGGGGATCATCGCCGAGCCGGCGGGCGCCCTGTCGGTGGCCGGCCTGCTGGAGGCTGACATTTCCCCGGGTTCGACGGTGGTGTGCCTGATCTCCGGTGGCAACAACGACGTCTCCCGGTACGGCGAGATCCTGGAGCGCTCGCTGGTGCACCTGGGCCTCAAGCACTACTTCCTGGTCGACTTCCCCCAGGAACCGGGGGCGCTGCGGCGCTTCCTCGACGAGGTTCTCGGGCCCGGCGACGACGTCACGCTGTTCGAGTACGTCAAGCGCAACAACCGGGAGACCGGTGAGGCCCTGGTCGGCGTGCAACTGGGGTCGGCCGCCGATCTCGACGGACTGCTGGAGCGCATGCGCACCTCGGAGATCCACGTCGAGCCACTGGAGCCCGGCTCTCCGGCGTATCGCTACCTGCTGTAG
- a CDS encoding nitroreductase family deazaflavin-dependent oxidoreductase: MPLSGEYAPSPWDWSRENAEKYMASGGTEGTEMQGMPVVLLTTVGAKTGKLRKTPLMRVEHEGQYAIVASLGGAPKNPVWYYNVVKNSRVELQDGTVTGDYDAREVFGDEKATWWERAVAAYPPYAEYQEKTDRQIPVFVLTPVG; encoded by the coding sequence ATGCCTCTGAGCGGAGAATACGCACCCAGCCCGTGGGATTGGTCTCGAGAGAACGCAGAGAAGTACATGGCCTCCGGTGGCACCGAGGGCACCGAGATGCAGGGCATGCCGGTGGTGCTGCTCACCACCGTCGGAGCCAAGACCGGCAAGCTGCGCAAAACGCCGCTCATGCGGGTGGAGCACGAGGGTCAGTACGCGATCGTCGCCTCGCTGGGCGGCGCCCCGAAGAACCCGGTCTGGTACTACAACGTCGTCAAGAACTCGCGGGTCGAACTGCAGGACGGCACCGTCACTGGCGACTACGACGCCCGCGAGGTATTCGGCGACGAGAAGGCGACGTGGTGGGAACGTGCGGTGGCGGCCTACCCGCCGTACGCGGAGTACCAGGAGAAGACCGATCGCCAGATCCCGGTGTTCGTGCTGACCCCGGTGGGCTGA
- a CDS encoding DUF488 domain-containing protein yields the protein MSALLLRAGVQGLVDVRTAPGSRRNPDTAREEMQRWLPEAGIGYRWEPRLGGWRRIKGQSPDIGLRNDSFRSYAGYMRSEDFQSGIDELVAEAAVEQVAVMCAETLWWRCHRKLIADYLTLVRGIEVRHLMHDGKLLDHRPTAEARVAGDVLVYDGPAGEPE from the coding sequence ATCAGCGCGCTGCTCCTTCGTGCCGGTGTGCAAGGCCTCGTCGACGTGCGCACCGCTCCGGGGAGCCGGCGCAATCCTGACACTGCGCGTGAGGAGATGCAGCGCTGGCTACCCGAAGCCGGTATCGGCTACCGGTGGGAACCGCGGCTCGGCGGCTGGCGACGGATCAAGGGGCAGAGCCCGGATATCGGCTTGCGCAATGACTCGTTCCGGTCCTACGCGGGCTACATGCGCTCGGAGGACTTCCAGTCCGGAATCGATGAGCTCGTGGCCGAAGCGGCAGTTGAACAGGTTGCGGTGATGTGTGCCGAAACCCTGTGGTGGAGATGCCATCGCAAGCTGATTGCCGACTATCTCACGCTGGTGCGCGGAATCGAGGTGCGGCACCTGATGCACGACGGCAAGCTGCTGGACCACCGCCCGACCGCCGAAGCCCGAGTTGCTGGCGATGTCCTGGTCTATGACGGCCCGGCTGGCGAGCCCGAATAG
- the fadD11 gene encoding fatty acid--CoA ligase FadD11 — protein MTQTSPVATLCEAFQRTAAIDPDAVAVRTVGGTQTLTWRDYAEQVRRVAAGLAGLGVRRGDTVSLMMANRIEFYPLEVGAQHVGATSFSVYNTLPAEQLGYLFGNAGTKVVMCEQAYVETIRASGAEIEHIVCVDGQPDGTLSIEDLVAAGDDDFDFESAWRAVQPDDVVTLIYTSGTTGLPKGVEMTHTNLLFEAAALDAVLGVRFGDRITSYLPSAHIADRAMALYNSEIAGVQVTVVPDARQIGAALPDVRPTIWGAVPRVWEKLKAATEFAVAGEPDDNRRAALQWALAVGAKRSAAQLAGEPVPDELAAEWAQADELVLSKLRAKLGLDELRWAVSGAAPIPKETIAFFAGLGIPICEVWGMSELSCVATTVHPRDARLGTVGKLLPGLESRIADDGEFLVRGPLVMRGYRKEAAKTAEAIDADGWLHTGDILEEDADGYLRVVDRKKELIINAAGKNMSPANIENAILAACPMIGAMVTIGDSRPYNTALMVFDADSVAPYAAAHGLSAATPAALAADPRVIAQIAAGVAEGNAKLSRVEQIKRFRVLPALWEPGGDEVTLTMKLKRRPIATKYAEEIESLYASEPGPQVHQPRVPEAAAPTSAL, from the coding sequence ATGACTCAGACATCGCCGGTGGCCACCCTGTGCGAGGCGTTTCAGCGCACGGCCGCCATCGACCCGGACGCGGTCGCGGTGCGCACGGTCGGCGGGACGCAGACCCTGACCTGGCGCGACTACGCCGAGCAGGTGCGCCGCGTGGCGGCCGGCCTGGCCGGGCTCGGGGTGCGCCGCGGCGACACGGTGTCGCTGATGATGGCGAACCGGATCGAGTTCTACCCGCTGGAGGTCGGGGCCCAGCATGTGGGCGCAACGTCGTTCTCGGTGTACAACACCCTGCCCGCCGAGCAGCTCGGCTACCTGTTCGGCAACGCGGGCACCAAAGTCGTGATGTGCGAGCAGGCCTATGTCGAGACGATTCGGGCCAGCGGAGCGGAGATCGAACACATCGTCTGCGTCGACGGGCAGCCCGACGGCACCTTGTCGATCGAGGACCTGGTGGCCGCCGGCGACGACGACTTTGACTTCGAATCCGCTTGGCGAGCAGTACAACCCGACGATGTGGTGACGCTGATCTATACCTCCGGGACCACCGGCCTGCCCAAGGGGGTGGAGATGACGCACACCAATCTGCTGTTCGAGGCAGCTGCTCTCGACGCCGTGCTCGGGGTGCGCTTCGGAGACCGGATCACCTCCTACCTGCCCTCGGCGCACATCGCCGATCGAGCCATGGCCCTCTACAACTCCGAGATCGCCGGAGTGCAGGTGACCGTGGTACCCGACGCACGCCAAATCGGTGCGGCGCTGCCGGATGTGCGGCCCACGATTTGGGGTGCGGTACCGCGGGTGTGGGAGAAGCTCAAGGCGGCAACCGAATTCGCTGTCGCGGGGGAGCCGGACGACAATCGCCGCGCCGCGTTGCAGTGGGCGCTGGCAGTCGGCGCGAAGCGGTCCGCGGCGCAACTGGCCGGTGAACCCGTTCCCGACGAGTTGGCTGCGGAGTGGGCGCAGGCCGACGAGCTGGTGCTGTCCAAGCTTCGAGCGAAGCTGGGCCTGGACGAGCTGCGGTGGGCGGTGTCGGGCGCGGCGCCGATCCCCAAGGAGACCATCGCGTTCTTCGCGGGCCTCGGGATTCCGATCTGCGAAGTCTGGGGTATGTCGGAGCTCAGCTGTGTGGCGACGACCGTTCATCCACGCGACGCCCGGCTCGGTACGGTCGGAAAGTTGTTGCCCGGACTGGAAAGCCGCATCGCCGACGACGGGGAGTTTCTGGTGCGCGGCCCCCTGGTGATGCGGGGCTACCGCAAAGAGGCGGCCAAGACCGCCGAGGCGATCGACGCCGACGGATGGCTGCACACCGGCGACATCCTCGAAGAGGATGCCGATGGCTATCTGCGGGTGGTCGACCGCAAGAAGGAACTGATCATCAACGCCGCAGGCAAGAACATGTCGCCGGCGAACATCGAGAACGCCATCCTGGCGGCCTGCCCGATGATCGGGGCGATGGTCACCATCGGTGATTCCCGGCCCTACAACACGGCGCTGATGGTCTTCGACGCCGACTCGGTGGCGCCGTATGCCGCTGCCCATGGACTGTCGGCGGCGACACCGGCCGCGCTGGCCGCTGATCCGAGGGTGATCGCGCAGATTGCGGCGGGCGTGGCGGAGGGCAACGCCAAGCTGTCACGGGTGGAACAGATCAAGCGCTTTCGGGTATTGCCTGCACTCTGGGAACCCGGTGGCGACGAGGTCACTCTGACGATGAAGCTCAAACGGCGGCCGATCGCGACGAAATACGCCGAGGAGATCGAAAGCCTCTATGCCAGCGAGCCGGGACCCCAGGTGCATCAGCCCCGAGTCCCCGAAGCGGCCGCACCGACCTCCGCACTCTGA
- a CDS encoding enoyl-CoA hydratase/isomerase family protein, with protein METATEILQASTIAVAADGPLGSITLSRPDKLNPLSTTTLDELVAAARWFDARPAVKVVVVAGSGRAFSAGADLATFVAAADGAGALREAADAGRRMADAVEAMRAVTVARLHGHCVGGGVVLAAACDLRVAAEDARFSIPEVDLGIPLAWGGIPRLVREIGPALTKELVMTCRPFGAAEAKAIGFLNRVVPEADLDAEVDELVRQLVSKSALTLGGTKRQVNAVTEGMVVTARSWNEADAVVTAVHDSESQASAMAYLERVSRR; from the coding sequence ATGGAAACCGCCACGGAAATTCTGCAGGCCTCCACCATCGCGGTGGCAGCCGACGGCCCACTCGGCTCCATCACGCTGAGTCGCCCGGACAAACTCAACCCGCTGAGCACGACGACCCTCGACGAGTTGGTGGCGGCGGCCCGCTGGTTCGATGCCCGGCCCGCCGTCAAGGTGGTGGTGGTGGCCGGCAGCGGCCGGGCGTTCTCTGCCGGCGCCGACCTGGCCACGTTCGTGGCCGCCGCCGACGGGGCCGGAGCGCTGCGAGAGGCCGCCGACGCCGGCCGGCGGATGGCGGACGCCGTCGAAGCCATGCGGGCGGTCACGGTGGCGCGGCTGCACGGTCACTGCGTAGGCGGCGGCGTCGTGTTGGCCGCAGCGTGCGATCTGCGGGTGGCCGCCGAAGACGCCCGGTTCTCCATTCCGGAGGTCGACCTGGGTATTCCGCTGGCCTGGGGCGGTATCCCGCGGTTGGTCCGCGAGATCGGGCCGGCGCTCACCAAGGAACTGGTGATGACCTGCCGCCCGTTCGGAGCCGCCGAGGCCAAGGCAATCGGCTTCCTCAACCGGGTGGTGCCCGAGGCCGACCTCGACGCCGAGGTCGACGAGTTGGTGCGCCAGCTGGTCAGCAAATCCGCACTCACGTTGGGCGGCACCAAACGGCAGGTCAACGCGGTGACCGAGGGCATGGTGGTAACCGCGCGCAGCTGGAATGAGGCCGATGCGGTGGTAACGGCCGTGCACGATTCCGAGTCCCAGGCATCAGCGATGGCATATCTGGAACGGGTCAGTCGCCGCTGA
- a CDS encoding class I SAM-dependent methyltransferase, with the protein MSIAVTEFSLVEQTAFLTAYARALDCRAPSPILGDEFSDRVVGLIDYDFPAFRIPASVVRQTALRAKMLDERVRAYTAAHPDAVVVDLGAGLNEPLARVKPPAGVDWYSIDLPHVIALREKVVPAQRAEHVIAADLTGTDWTAGIPVGRPTMVIADGLFAFLTEPQVVGLIGHAIDHFVTGELAFNDYGRVGALSWLGMKLAPRGMFSVLRHVWANPGFTDPHTPERWEPRLRLVEQACLAHAAEVDSFPGPARAITRLAGRFKSVAGKARVLRYKF; encoded by the coding sequence ATGTCGATTGCCGTCACCGAGTTCAGTCTGGTCGAGCAGACCGCGTTCCTCACGGCCTACGCCCGCGCACTCGACTGTCGTGCCCCCTCCCCGATTCTCGGTGACGAGTTCTCCGACCGGGTCGTCGGCCTGATCGACTACGATTTCCCGGCATTCCGGATTCCGGCGAGCGTGGTGCGACAAACCGCGCTGCGCGCCAAGATGCTCGACGAGCGCGTCCGCGCATACACGGCTGCGCATCCCGACGCCGTGGTGGTCGACCTCGGCGCGGGGCTCAACGAGCCGTTGGCTCGGGTGAAGCCGCCGGCCGGAGTCGATTGGTACAGCATCGATCTGCCGCACGTGATCGCGCTGCGCGAGAAGGTGGTGCCGGCTCAGCGCGCGGAGCACGTGATCGCCGCCGATCTGACCGGCACGGACTGGACAGCCGGCATCCCGGTCGGCCGGCCCACCATGGTGATCGCCGACGGACTGTTCGCCTTTCTCACCGAGCCGCAGGTCGTTGGGCTGATCGGGCACGCCATCGACCATTTCGTGACCGGCGAGTTGGCGTTCAACGACTATGGCCGGGTCGGGGCGCTCAGCTGGCTGGGCATGAAGCTGGCGCCGCGGGGCATGTTCAGCGTGCTGCGCCATGTCTGGGCCAACCCCGGCTTCACCGACCCGCACACCCCGGAGCGCTGGGAGCCGCGCCTGCGCCTGGTCGAACAGGCCTGCCTGGCACATGCCGCCGAGGTGGATTCGTTTCCCGGCCCGGCCCGCGCAATCACCCGGCTTGCCGGCCGATTCAAGTCGGTGGCCGGCAAGGCCCGGGTGCTGCGCTACAAGTTCTGA
- a CDS encoding MerR family transcriptional regulator has translation MAGRLTIGEVAHRSGVAATTLRYYERIGLLAAPVRVGGQRRYDGAVLARLEVIGLCKTAGFTLDEIQLLFADDAPGRPASQALAKAKLAEIDAQLESLSRARAVIEWGMRCTCPSIDACTCGIHPPQV, from the coding sequence TTGGCCGGACGGTTGACCATCGGCGAGGTCGCTCACCGCAGCGGCGTCGCCGCGACCACCTTGCGCTATTACGAGCGGATCGGTCTGCTGGCCGCTCCGGTTCGGGTGGGCGGCCAGCGCCGCTATGACGGTGCGGTGCTGGCCCGGCTAGAGGTGATCGGCCTGTGCAAGACGGCGGGGTTCACGCTCGACGAGATTCAGCTGCTGTTCGCCGACGATGCACCCGGGCGCCCGGCCAGTCAGGCGCTGGCCAAGGCCAAGCTCGCCGAGATCGACGCCCAATTGGAGTCATTGTCACGCGCCCGCGCGGTCATCGAGTGGGGAATGCGGTGCACTTGTCCGTCCATCGATGCGTGTACCTGTGGAATTCATCCGCCGCAAGTCTGA
- a CDS encoding PPOX class F420-dependent oxidoreductase, whose translation MHHLPLEDLRDARYALLRSFRRDGTPMDTPVWFAVEGGTVLFRTKVGPKTRRLTARPEVELTACDYRGRRRQPAAALLGRAAILSGDEAEAANRTLHRRYGWQWNVVPMIPVPGVTNVHRDLPLREKWRRARTRNLWPDSVIVRVDPLAR comes from the coding sequence ATGCACCACCTACCACTGGAAGATCTGAGGGACGCGCGCTACGCGCTGCTGCGCTCCTTCCGCCGCGACGGCACGCCCATGGACACCCCGGTGTGGTTCGCAGTCGAGGGCGGCACCGTGCTGTTTCGGACCAAGGTCGGGCCAAAGACTCGACGGCTGACCGCGCGCCCCGAGGTCGAGTTGACCGCCTGCGACTACCGCGGACGGCGCCGTCAGCCGGCGGCGGCGCTACTGGGCCGGGCCGCCATTCTGTCCGGCGATGAGGCCGAAGCCGCCAACCGCACCCTGCACCGGCGGTACGGCTGGCAGTGGAACGTGGTGCCGATGATCCCGGTACCCGGCGTCACCAATGTGCATCGGGATCTGCCGCTCCGGGAGAAGTGGCGGCGCGCCCGAACCCGCAACCTGTGGCCGGACAGTGTGATCGTCCGGGTGGACCCGCTCGCGCGGTAG